One Candidatus Paceibacterota bacterium genomic window carries:
- the dut gene encoding dUTP diphosphatase produces MGLTIQIKKLYKNTKMPAYARAGDVALDMFSREEGVLLPGERKVFHTGFALEFPEGFAAIVKDKGGIANVGVTTLGGVFDAGYRGEYNAQLFNLSTEPYTVEVGDKVAQLMILPVEIVTLEEVDELSDSDRGDGRFGSTGLK; encoded by the coding sequence ATGGGGCTTACGATACAGATCAAAAAACTTTACAAGAATACTAAGATGCCTGCCTATGCTCGAGCGGGTGATGTGGCGCTCGATATGTTCTCCCGAGAAGAAGGCGTACTCCTGCCAGGCGAGCGTAAAGTGTTCCATACCGGATTTGCTCTAGAGTTCCCGGAGGGATTTGCAGCTATCGTGAAAGATAAAGGCGGCATAGCGAATGTCGGCGTTACTACACTCGGCGGGGTTTTCGATGCCGGATATCGCGGAGAGTATAATGCCCAGTTGTTTAATCTTAGTACAGAGCCGTATACGGTCGAGGTTGGTGACAAGGTAGCCCAGCTAATGATCCTTCCGGTGGAGATCGTAACACTCGAGGAGGTGGATGAACTCAGTGATTCTGATCGCGGTGACGGTCGGTTCGGGAGTACCGGTTTGAAATAA
- the argS gene encoding arginine--tRNA ligase, whose amino-acid sequence MIQDILKDTISEALQQIGIADPEVELEHPADLAHGDFSTNVAMRYAKEQGSSPRDIAEKVISLIEESKPSFVNKVEIAGPGFINFFLARDFFAKSLEDIAAHAMDFGRSEVLEGKRVLVEYTDPNLFKEFHVGHIMNNTVGEAIANLFESQGASVVRANYQSDVGPPVAKAIWGMRQLAHKMPKDDAPLIEKVRFLGDSYVTGSAAYEEGSSKEEIDAINTHIYERDNDELNELYKWGRTVSLNHFEEIYKKLGTRFDCYYFESQVFEDGLKLVEEGKEKGVFKESDGAIVYHGEEDGLHTRVFVNARGLPTYETKELGLTKQKFETETYEQSVVVTANEQTSYFQVVMAALTKLYPEWVKRTKHIEHGMLQTPDGKMSSRKGNVIGGGTLIEDVEARANEKIQETDRDLEDPDILATQEAVAAIKYAILKQAPGKNVTFDMEQSLSLEGDSGPYLQYAHTRCYSILAKAKTEGIVASIENPPAESYELERVLYRFPEIVEKAFSDLSPQYVTTYLTELASMFNSFYGTEQIVNVDDEFSPYKLALTRATQTVLANGLNVLGIEAPEQM is encoded by the coding sequence ATGATCCAGGACATCCTGAAAGACACAATTAGCGAAGCGTTGCAACAGATCGGTATTGCTGACCCGGAGGTTGAGCTGGAGCACCCGGCCGATCTTGCACACGGTGATTTTTCAACGAATGTGGCGATGAGATATGCCAAAGAGCAGGGTAGCAGTCCGCGAGATATTGCTGAAAAAGTCATTTCTCTTATTGAAGAGAGTAAGCCTTCTTTCGTAAACAAAGTAGAGATCGCCGGCCCCGGTTTTATTAATTTCTTTTTAGCACGTGATTTCTTTGCAAAGTCACTAGAGGATATTGCTGCTCATGCAATGGATTTTGGCAGGAGCGAGGTTCTTGAAGGAAAGAGAGTGTTGGTCGAATACACCGATCCGAACCTCTTCAAAGAGTTTCATGTCGGTCACATTATGAATAATACGGTCGGCGAAGCGATCGCAAATCTCTTTGAGAGCCAAGGCGCGTCAGTCGTGCGAGCTAATTACCAGAGTGATGTTGGTCCGCCTGTTGCTAAAGCGATCTGGGGAATGCGCCAGCTTGCTCATAAAATGCCGAAAGATGACGCGCCGCTTATCGAGAAGGTGCGATTTCTCGGTGACTCGTATGTTACCGGTAGTGCGGCGTACGAAGAAGGCAGCTCCAAAGAAGAGATCGACGCGATCAATACGCACATATATGAACGTGATAACGACGAGCTAAATGAGCTCTACAAATGGGGTCGTACCGTAAGCCTGAATCATTTTGAAGAGATCTACAAAAAACTCGGCACACGGTTTGATTGTTATTATTTCGAAAGTCAGGTTTTTGAAGACGGACTCAAACTTGTGGAGGAAGGGAAAGAAAAAGGTGTTTTCAAAGAGTCGGATGGCGCGATCGTGTACCACGGTGAAGAGGATGGATTGCATACGCGCGTGTTCGTAAATGCGCGCGGTTTGCCAACCTACGAGACCAAGGAGCTCGGGCTTACCAAGCAGAAATTTGAAACCGAAACATACGAGCAATCGGTCGTGGTAACAGCAAACGAGCAGACATCGTACTTTCAAGTGGTGATGGCCGCGCTTACCAAGCTTTATCCGGAGTGGGTTAAGAGAACGAAGCACATAGAGCACGGCATGCTCCAGACGCCGGATGGCAAGATGTCGTCGCGAAAAGGCAATGTAATCGGCGGCGGGACACTCATCGAAGATGTTGAAGCTCGGGCCAACGAAAAGATACAGGAAACTGACCGTGATCTTGAAGACCCCGATATATTGGCGACCCAGGAAGCGGTCGCGGCGATCAAGTACGCTATTTTAAAGCAGGCGCCGGGTAAGAACGTGACGTTCGATATGGAGCAATCACTCTCGTTGGAAGGAGATTCCGGACCGTATCTACAGTATGCACATACTCGCTGTTACTCGATCCTGGCAAAAGCAAAGACAGAAGGAATTGTGGCATCGATCGAGAATCCACCGGCCGAGTCGTATGAGTTGGAGCGAGTACTGTATCGATTCCCGGAGATCGTCGAGAAGGCATTTAGCGATCTTTCTCCGCAGTATGTTACAACGTACCTGACCGAACTTGCCTCCATGTTCAATAGTTTTTACGGCACCGAGCAGATAGTAAATGTAGATGATGAGTTCTCGCCGTACAAACTCGCGCTCACTCGAGCTACGCAAACCGTTCTCGCCAACGGACTCAATGTTCTTGGCATCGAAGCTCCTGAGCAAATGTAG
- a CDS encoding class I tRNA ligase family protein — translation MTTCKDENTKSELAKREEEILKQWQENSIFEKTLEQTKGGEEFVFYEGPPTANGRPGIHHLEARAFKDAIPRYKTMRGYHVRRKGGWDTHGLPVELEVEKQLGLTSKNEIEEYGIEKFNEKCRESVWTYVNEWRSFTERIGFWVDLDDPYVTYQPDYMESVWNVLGQANERKLLYKDYKVLPWCPRCGTALSSHELAQGYETVKDLSVYVAFKITDRDEYLLAWTTTPWTLPGNVALAVSKEVEYVLIEVEGKKVWLTKDRLEHVAPEAVVEKEVKGGELVGLAYEPLYAYLKDNLPESEKEKLANAFQVYDADFVTTEDGTGIVHTAVMYGQDDFELGSRAGLPKFHLVKENGTFIPETDFLAGRFVKDESTDVEIIKDLAHRGLLVKKEKVEHTYPHCWRCKTPLIYYARGSWYIRMSELRDELVKENQEINWEPEHIRDGRFGEWLSEVKDWAISRERYWGTPLPIWTDESGDEVEVVSSREDLHKKAPEKVVKVFFMRHGESVKNVTHTFDSGQADFPLTEKGKEEAKRAGEELKDAGIDLVVTSPIQRTLETAEIVAGELGAELVVEEGLSEIKSGSWDGKKLDDESIKESRATYCALGPEDYYTAPRGETGESWKEIEARAFGAVSKVIDENPGKTVLFVAHQGIVVYALKPLKGWDIVETRNERVYDKEFHAHAHPVLVYIDRERKRELDLHRPYIDAITYEKDGKEMKRVPEVMDVWFDSGSMPFAQDHYPFENKERLEAGGYPADFISEAIDQTRGWFYTLHAIGAIMGFGKAYKNVISLGHILDAEGKKMSKSKGNTVDPWELMDKYGADALRFWMYSVNQPGEPKNFVEQTVDEVVKKVFNLASNTARFYEMYKDSDDGTDPDKTDVLDQWIESYTNKVVQDVTDDLENYKLLEASRSIREFITDLSQWYLRRSRDRIKEGDQAALSTLRQTLLTLAKLLAPFAPFFAEDLYSRVGGGKESVHMESWPKGPQPDEQVLTNMEKVREIVTQALELRAKAGVKVRQPLAVLTIAEDMDEAYRAIIAEEVNVKEVAVGNELALDTEFTDELKQEGAVRELVRAIQGLRKDSGMNPSDKATLAVSTDEAGAQLIEQYRDEVTKTTNLSEVTYGDVAQGKSVEANSYSFTIDLHI, via the coding sequence ATGACTACTTGCAAAGACGAAAATACAAAAAGCGAACTGGCCAAGCGAGAGGAGGAGATACTCAAGCAGTGGCAGGAAAATAGCATATTTGAAAAAACGCTTGAGCAGACCAAGGGCGGGGAGGAGTTTGTATTTTATGAGGGGCCGCCGACCGCCAACGGCCGACCCGGCATTCATCATCTTGAGGCGCGCGCATTTAAGGACGCTATTCCTCGGTACAAAACAATGCGGGGCTATCATGTCCGCCGCAAAGGTGGCTGGGACACGCACGGCCTGCCGGTTGAGCTTGAGGTAGAGAAGCAGCTTGGCCTTACATCGAAAAATGAAATTGAGGAATACGGTATCGAGAAGTTTAACGAAAAGTGCCGTGAGAGTGTCTGGACGTACGTAAACGAGTGGCGATCTTTTACAGAGCGAATCGGGTTCTGGGTTGATTTGGACGATCCGTACGTTACGTATCAGCCGGATTACATGGAGTCAGTGTGGAATGTTCTTGGCCAGGCAAACGAGCGCAAGCTTCTCTACAAAGACTATAAGGTATTGCCGTGGTGTCCACGGTGCGGTACCGCGCTTTCGAGTCATGAACTAGCGCAAGGATACGAAACGGTCAAGGACCTATCGGTGTATGTTGCCTTTAAGATAACCGATAGAGACGAGTACCTTCTGGCCTGGACCACTACTCCGTGGACGCTCCCGGGAAATGTCGCGCTTGCGGTTTCGAAAGAAGTTGAGTATGTACTCATAGAAGTTGAGGGCAAAAAGGTGTGGTTAACCAAGGATCGGCTTGAGCATGTTGCCCCGGAAGCGGTTGTAGAAAAAGAGGTGAAAGGGGGCGAACTAGTCGGTCTCGCCTACGAGCCGCTTTACGCGTATCTCAAAGATAATCTTCCCGAGAGCGAGAAAGAGAAACTTGCGAACGCCTTTCAGGTCTATGATGCAGATTTTGTAACCACTGAGGATGGTACCGGTATTGTGCACACCGCTGTGATGTACGGGCAGGATGACTTTGAGCTTGGTTCTCGAGCGGGTCTTCCAAAATTTCACTTGGTGAAAGAGAATGGCACGTTTATCCCGGAGACAGACTTTCTTGCCGGGCGTTTTGTTAAAGATGAATCCACCGATGTTGAGATCATCAAAGACCTTGCTCATCGCGGGCTTTTGGTTAAGAAAGAAAAAGTTGAGCACACCTATCCGCACTGTTGGAGGTGTAAAACACCGCTTATTTATTACGCACGTGGATCATGGTATATCCGCATGTCAGAGTTGCGTGATGAGTTGGTTAAGGAGAATCAGGAAATTAATTGGGAACCGGAGCATATTCGCGACGGTCGTTTTGGCGAGTGGTTGAGTGAAGTAAAGGACTGGGCGATCTCGCGCGAGCGGTATTGGGGCACACCGCTGCCGATCTGGACCGATGAGAGCGGAGACGAGGTCGAGGTAGTTTCTTCGCGGGAAGATCTCCATAAAAAAGCGCCGGAGAAGGTGGTCAAAGTATTTTTTATGCGACACGGAGAGAGTGTGAAGAATGTTACGCATACGTTTGACAGCGGGCAAGCCGATTTTCCGCTGACCGAAAAAGGAAAAGAAGAAGCGAAGCGCGCGGGAGAAGAACTAAAAGATGCCGGTATTGATCTGGTTGTTACTTCACCGATCCAGCGAACACTCGAGACTGCCGAGATCGTAGCCGGTGAGCTAGGGGCTGAGTTGGTGGTGGAGGAAGGGCTTTCTGAGATCAAAAGCGGGAGTTGGGACGGCAAGAAACTTGACGATGAATCGATCAAGGAAAGCCGTGCAACCTACTGCGCGCTTGGTCCGGAGGATTATTATACTGCTCCGCGCGGAGAGACAGGAGAGAGCTGGAAGGAGATCGAGGCGCGTGCGTTCGGTGCGGTGAGTAAGGTGATAGACGAAAATCCCGGCAAGACAGTTCTCTTTGTAGCGCACCAGGGTATTGTGGTGTATGCGCTTAAGCCACTTAAAGGGTGGGATATTGTTGAAACCCGCAATGAGCGTGTTTACGACAAAGAGTTCCATGCTCATGCTCACCCTGTTCTTGTATACATAGACCGAGAGCGAAAACGTGAACTTGACCTGCACCGACCATACATTGACGCTATTACATACGAAAAAGACGGAAAGGAAATGAAACGAGTTCCGGAAGTGATGGATGTATGGTTTGACTCAGGGTCGATGCCGTTTGCCCAAGATCACTATCCGTTTGAGAATAAAGAGCGTCTTGAGGCAGGAGGCTATCCGGCTGACTTTATATCTGAGGCGATCGATCAAACTCGTGGCTGGTTCTATACACTTCACGCTATCGGGGCGATAATGGGCTTCGGCAAGGCGTACAAGAATGTAATTTCTCTTGGTCATATTCTTGATGCAGAAGGAAAGAAGATGTCGAAATCGAAAGGGAATACAGTAGATCCCTGGGAGCTCATGGATAAATACGGTGCGGATGCCCTTAGATTTTGGATGTACTCGGTCAACCAGCCCGGTGAGCCGAAGAATTTTGTAGAGCAAACTGTGGATGAGGTAGTTAAGAAAGTGTTCAATCTGGCTTCTAACACAGCTCGGTTCTATGAGATGTACAAAGATTCTGATGACGGAACCGATCCGGACAAGACCGACGTGCTTGATCAGTGGATCGAAAGTTATACCAACAAGGTGGTTCAGGATGTTACGGATGATCTTGAAAATTACAAGCTTCTTGAAGCCAGCCGATCCATTCGTGAATTCATTACCGATCTCTCCCAATGGTACCTCCGTCGTTCTCGTGATCGGATAAAGGAAGGTGATCAAGCCGCGCTTTCAACGTTGCGCCAGACATTGCTGACACTCGCAAAACTTCTAGCTCCGTTTGCGCCGTTCTTTGCCGAGGATCTCTATAGTCGAGTTGGTGGCGGAAAGGAAAGTGTTCATATGGAAAGCTGGCCGAAGGGCCCTCAACCCGATGAGCAAGTGCTTACTAATATGGAAAAAGTTAGAGAGATCGTCACACAAGCGCTTGAATTGCGGGCGAAGGCAGGAGTGAAAGTTCGCCAGCCGTTGGCAGTGTTGACGATCGCTGAAGACATGGATGAAGCATATCGGGCGATCATTGCCGAGGAAGTGAATGTGAAGGAGGTGGCGGTTGGCAATGAGCTTGCGCTTGATACCGAATTCACCGATGAACTTAAGCAAGAAGGCGCTGTACGTGAGCTTGTTCGTGCAATTCAAGGGCTTCGCAAGGACTCCGGCATGAATCCGAGCGACAAGGCCACTCTTGCTGTCTCCACGGACGAGGCGGGCGCACAATTGATCGAGCAGTACCGAGACGAAGTTACCAAAACAACGAACCTTTCAGAGGTAACGTATGGCGATGTTGCTCAAGGAAAAAGTGTGGAGGCGAATAGCTATTCGTTCACTATTGATCTTCATATATAA
- a CDS encoding recombination protein O N-terminal domain-containing protein: MEYRLYTTPAFVLARTPSGEANSRVWFLTRDLGLIQANAQAARSLASKHRYGLQTLSLSVVSVVRGKSGWRVTSVMPQYSYYSRLNSSTAAVDVAAKVALALRTLCAGEEHQPELFTIFTEVVNSLSEDSLNYKECRAIECIALLRILSRLGYVGDDKLLIPFTSSSGFDQPLIQKVTEHKRNIIRTINKAFEASHLVSARYA; this comes from the coding sequence ATGGAATACCGTCTCTACACTACCCCTGCTTTTGTGCTCGCCCGAACGCCCTCGGGTGAAGCAAATAGCCGTGTCTGGTTTCTCACCAGAGATCTGGGTCTTATTCAAGCAAATGCCCAGGCGGCGCGATCATTGGCAAGCAAACACCGCTACGGCCTGCAGACCCTATCGCTCTCGGTAGTTTCGGTAGTTCGTGGAAAAAGCGGTTGGCGGGTGACGAGCGTAATGCCGCAGTACTCATATTATTCGCGCTTGAATAGTTCAACAGCTGCTGTGGATGTGGCGGCGAAAGTGGCGCTCGCTTTGCGCACCTTGTGTGCCGGTGAGGAGCATCAGCCTGAGCTGTTCACTATTTTTACTGAGGTAGTGAATAGTCTTTCAGAAGATTCTCTTAATTATAAAGAGTGTCGAGCCATTGAGTGTATTGCCTTGTTGCGTATACTCTCGCGTCTTGGTTACGTGGGCGACGATAAACTCCTTATTCCGTTTACTTCCTCGTCCGGATTTGATCAACCGTTGATTCAGAAGGTAACAGAACATAAGAGGAACATTATTCGAACGATCAATAAAGCTTTTGAAGCAAGTCACCTGGTTTCCGCACGCTACGCGTAG